The following proteins are co-located in the Imtechella halotolerans genome:
- the pta gene encoding phosphate acetyltransferase produces the protein MNKGIYIATLEPDSGKSLVSLGLMRALLGKTAKVGYFRPIISDAKTGERDNHIDTVLSYFDIDMAYEQTYAFTHNEVVKKRNKNKGGEILDGIIEKYKQVEAAYDFVLVEGTDFSGEGSVFEFDVNVLIAKNLGIPVVIISSGVGKSKEEMMGSMQMAYNAFSQKDVNVLALIANKIQPHNLQIALDGMLEFLPDSVAAFAIPMIEKLGNPTMKEIVRELNGKVLFGEEYLDNETGNFGVGAMQLSNYLNHLKENTLVITPGDRADIILGALQANVSSNYPRISGIILTGGLLPEDTILRLIDGLSQVVPMISVEDGTFNVANRIGAIKSNIYADSIQKVETSIQTFEKYVPIDKLIQGVIDFTPKGITPRMFQYSLLQRAKQSRKRIVLPEGHDERILQAAERLSALNIVDIILLGDPEKIQEKIIQLSIPLDFAKVEVINPITSEYFNDFVETFYELRKHKNVNLDIARDCMTDVSYFGTMMIYKNLADGMVSGAAHTTQHTIRPALQFIKTKPGVSVVSSVFFMCLEDRVSVFGDCAINPNPTATELAEIAISSAESSLAFGIEPKIAMLSYSSGTSGKGEDVDRVREATEIVKRLRPDLKIEGPIQYDAAVDMSVGKSKLPNSEVAGQATVLIFPDLNTGNNTYKAVQRETGALAIGPMLQGLNKPVNDLSRGCTVDDIFNTVIITAIQAQGL, from the coding sequence ATGAATAAAGGAATTTATATAGCTACTCTGGAGCCCGATAGTGGTAAGTCTTTAGTTAGCCTAGGTTTGATGCGTGCTTTGCTTGGAAAAACAGCTAAAGTGGGATATTTTCGCCCAATTATTAGTGATGCCAAGACCGGGGAGCGTGATAATCACATAGATACTGTTTTGTCCTATTTTGATATTGATATGGCCTACGAGCAAACGTATGCTTTCACCCATAATGAGGTGGTTAAAAAAAGGAATAAGAATAAGGGGGGGGAGATATTAGATGGTATCATTGAAAAATACAAACAAGTAGAGGCAGCTTACGATTTCGTTTTGGTTGAGGGAACTGATTTTTCAGGAGAGGGTAGTGTCTTTGAGTTTGATGTGAACGTATTAATTGCCAAAAACTTAGGTATTCCTGTAGTGATTATCTCTAGTGGAGTAGGGAAATCTAAAGAAGAAATGATGGGGAGCATGCAGATGGCATACAATGCGTTTAGTCAAAAGGACGTAAATGTATTGGCTCTTATTGCTAATAAAATACAGCCGCATAATTTACAGATTGCCTTAGATGGAATGTTGGAATTTTTGCCAGATTCTGTTGCGGCGTTTGCGATTCCTATGATTGAGAAATTAGGAAATCCGACTATGAAGGAAATTGTAAGGGAGTTGAATGGAAAGGTATTGTTTGGAGAGGAATATCTAGATAATGAAACCGGTAATTTCGGTGTGGGAGCAATGCAGTTGAGTAATTACTTGAATCACTTAAAGGAAAATACACTAGTGATTACTCCTGGAGATAGAGCTGATATTATTTTAGGAGCTCTACAGGCGAATGTTTCCAGTAATTATCCACGTATATCAGGGATTATTCTAACAGGGGGATTACTCCCTGAAGATACTATCCTTCGCCTAATTGATGGATTGTCTCAGGTGGTACCCATGATTTCGGTTGAAGATGGAACCTTTAATGTTGCTAACCGGATTGGAGCTATTAAATCAAATATATATGCTGATAGCATACAGAAAGTAGAAACCTCTATTCAGACATTTGAAAAATATGTGCCTATTGATAAGTTAATACAAGGCGTTATTGATTTTACCCCTAAGGGTATCACACCTAGAATGTTTCAGTATAGTTTATTACAGCGTGCTAAACAATCAAGAAAACGAATTGTATTACCGGAAGGGCATGATGAACGTATACTCCAGGCTGCTGAACGCCTTTCTGCCTTGAATATTGTAGATATTATTTTGTTAGGGGATCCGGAAAAAATTCAAGAAAAGATTATCCAACTCTCGATTCCTTTAGATTTCGCTAAGGTTGAGGTTATTAATCCAATAACTTCTGAGTATTTTAATGATTTTGTGGAGACCTTTTATGAGTTGAGAAAACATAAAAATGTGAATCTGGATATTGCCCGCGATTGTATGACAGATGTTTCTTATTTCGGGACCATGATGATCTATAAAAACTTAGCTGATGGAATGGTTTCTGGAGCGGCACATACTACACAACATACCATACGTCCTGCATTACAGTTTATAAAAACGAAACCAGGCGTTTCGGTAGTGTCTTCCGTATTTTTTATGTGTCTTGAAGATCGAGTATCTGTTTTTGGTGACTGTGCAATTAATCCAAATCCCACAGCTACTGAATTAGCTGAAATTGCTATTTCCTCGGCTGAAAGTAGTTTGGCCTTTGGTATTGAACCGAAAATAGCCATGTTGTCTTATTCTTCAGGAACTTCGGGTAAAGGAGAAGATGTGGATAGAGTACGAGAGGCAACAGAAATTGTAAAACGTTTGAGACCTGATTTAAAGATTGAAGGACCGATTCAGTATGATGCAGCCGTAGATATGAGTGTAGGGAAGAGTAAATTACCAAACTCTGAAGTTGCCGGCCAGGCAACAGTTCTTATATTTCCGGATTTAAATACTGGAAATAATACCTACAAGGCTGTACAAAGAGAAACAGGTGCATTGGCAATTGGTCCAATGCTACAAGGTCTTAATAAACCAGTAAATGATTTAAGTAGGGGCTGTACTGTAGATGATATATTTAATACGGTAATTATCACTGCTATACAAGCTCAAGGATTATAA
- a CDS encoding TonB-dependent receptor domain-containing protein produces the protein MRTFFTSFLLVFSMMVTAQGPKPIKLTGTVIDSETNQPLEYATIILQEVRNPDKITGGITDNKGKFTVEAPAGQYNIKVEFISFKSYELKNQALRGDKDMGVIKLALDVAQLDAVEVIAERTTVELRMDKKIYNVGQDMTVKGGSVTDVLDNVPSVSVDVEGNISLRGNENVRILINGKPSALSGLSPDALQQLPADAIEKIELITNPSARYDAEGTAGIINIILKKGKGLGVNGALSAFAGNPDNFGGSLNLNLRGEKINIFTNTSYRYSDSPGNSLFEQINYNQDGTIRNYQDEYRKNNRINDNFNTNLGVEFIINESTSLTNSFVYRKRSGENNTNVNFFNFDANKLPTIQRNRFTLEDDSDESVQYSLNFEKRFNEDGHKLTFDYQYSTNNELEDSNITELILNDNNQLTPERTINNENVNNQLLQFDYVLPFGENKQSQFELGYRGNFNDFDTDFQFGTIEPNGDFTLDNDFTNRLLFKENINALYTQFGTRFGKFNLMSGLRMEDTNIDIRLVNTNDINKKKYTNWFPSVFLGYEFSETEQFTVSYSKRLRRPWSRFINPFPSRTSNTNLFQGNPDLDPTFTDAYDIGYLKRWDKITLNTSAYYNRSTGVFQFIALETGDFVEIENPDTNEIVDVPIMLRTPINLAVEQRLGVEFTTTYTPKRNWRFTWNINLFNQKLDGDYTYINYQDEEIVQNFDSENFTWFSRLSSKIVLPYKIDFQANMMYQGPNRTAQSKSEGMLSANLAFSKDILKDKGTLSLNVSDLFNSRKRISETRTPTVFSYSEMQWRQRQVTLNFTYRFNKQKEREMPDRMREGGGEDFDFEG, from the coding sequence ATGAGAACCTTTTTCACATCGTTCCTATTGGTATTTTCGATGATGGTCACCGCACAAGGCCCTAAACCTATTAAACTTACAGGTACGGTCATTGATAGCGAAACCAACCAACCATTAGAATATGCTACTATTATTCTTCAAGAAGTCAGAAACCCAGATAAAATTACGGGTGGAATCACAGACAACAAAGGAAAATTTACTGTTGAAGCACCTGCGGGGCAATATAATATCAAAGTAGAGTTCATCTCCTTCAAATCATATGAATTAAAAAATCAAGCTCTACGAGGTGATAAAGACATGGGCGTGATTAAACTAGCCCTTGATGTTGCGCAACTTGATGCGGTAGAAGTAATCGCGGAACGCACGACAGTAGAACTGCGTATGGATAAAAAAATCTACAATGTAGGGCAAGACATGACTGTTAAAGGAGGTTCGGTAACGGATGTTCTAGACAATGTACCTTCAGTGTCAGTAGATGTTGAAGGAAACATTAGTTTAAGAGGAAATGAAAATGTGCGTATCCTGATTAATGGAAAACCTTCCGCCCTCTCAGGATTAAGCCCTGATGCCTTACAGCAGCTTCCTGCCGATGCTATTGAAAAAATCGAATTGATCACCAATCCATCTGCCCGATACGATGCGGAAGGTACCGCAGGAATTATTAACATTATACTTAAGAAAGGTAAAGGTTTGGGAGTAAATGGTGCGTTGAGTGCCTTTGCAGGAAATCCAGATAACTTTGGAGGATCATTAAATTTAAACCTTCGAGGTGAGAAAATAAACATCTTCACAAACACTTCCTATCGTTATTCTGATTCGCCTGGAAACAGTTTATTTGAACAAATTAATTACAATCAGGATGGTACCATTAGAAACTATCAAGACGAGTACCGTAAAAACAATCGTATCAATGATAATTTCAACACCAACCTTGGAGTTGAGTTTATAATTAACGAAAGTACCTCTTTAACAAACTCTTTTGTGTATCGTAAAAGAAGTGGTGAGAATAACACCAATGTGAACTTTTTCAATTTCGATGCCAACAAACTTCCTACTATCCAAAGAAACCGTTTTACCCTAGAGGATGATTCGGATGAATCAGTACAATACTCTCTTAATTTTGAAAAGAGATTTAATGAGGACGGTCACAAACTTACTTTTGACTATCAATATTCGACCAATAACGAACTAGAAGATTCTAATATTACCGAATTAATTCTTAATGACAATAATCAGTTGACTCCCGAGCGCACCATCAATAATGAGAATGTGAACAATCAACTTCTACAGTTTGACTATGTACTCCCATTTGGCGAGAACAAACAAAGTCAGTTTGAATTAGGATATAGAGGGAATTTTAATGATTTTGACACTGATTTTCAATTTGGAACTATCGAGCCTAATGGTGATTTTACGCTAGATAACGACTTTACTAACCGCCTTCTTTTTAAAGAAAACATCAACGCACTTTATACTCAATTTGGTACTCGTTTTGGGAAATTCAATTTAATGAGTGGACTTCGTATGGAAGATACGAATATTGATATTCGATTAGTAAACACAAATGATATTAATAAGAAAAAATACACAAACTGGTTCCCTTCTGTTTTCTTAGGATATGAATTCTCTGAAACAGAACAATTTACAGTAAGCTATAGTAAAAGATTACGTCGTCCATGGTCTAGGTTCATAAACCCATTCCCTTCAAGAACTAGTAACACCAATCTTTTCCAAGGTAATCCTGATCTTGACCCAACATTCACTGATGCCTATGATATCGGATATCTAAAGAGATGGGATAAAATTACGCTTAATACATCGGCCTATTATAATCGTTCCACTGGCGTATTCCAATTTATAGCTTTGGAAACAGGAGATTTTGTAGAAATTGAGAACCCAGACACCAATGAAATAGTGGATGTTCCCATAATGCTTCGTACTCCAATTAACTTGGCTGTAGAACAACGTTTAGGTGTTGAATTTACAACCACCTATACCCCGAAGAGAAACTGGCGTTTTACATGGAATATTAATTTATTCAACCAGAAGTTGGATGGTGATTATACCTATATTAACTATCAAGATGAAGAAATAGTACAGAATTTTGATAGTGAAAATTTCACCTGGTTTTCACGATTGAGCTCTAAAATAGTATTGCCTTATAAAATAGATTTTCAAGCTAATATGATGTACCAAGGTCCTAACCGTACTGCGCAATCTAAAAGTGAAGGAATGCTTTCGGCTAACCTAGCTTTTAGTAAGGACATATTAAAAGACAAAGGTACCTTATCACTTAATGTAAGTGACCTATTTAATTCTCGTAAGCGTATATCTGAGACTCGTACTCCAACCGTATTTAGTTATAGTGAAATGCAGTGGAGACAACGCCAGGTTACACTTAACTTCACCTACCGCTTTAATAAGCAAAAAGAAAGAGAAATGCCGGATAGAATGCGTGAAGGAGGTGGAGAAGATTTCGATTTTGAAGGATAG
- a CDS encoding formimidoylglutamase — translation MNYLHPFTLKELNALVNFRKGETKYGEKVITMHLEESFEAQLQKSDAPYVLLGISEDIGVLANFGFKGTRNAYTSVIKSLLNTQHNKYNKGSLLHILGELRFDDLQKKADSLNPQKEAELNQLYDFVDIIDKEVSYWIQQIVAAGKKPIVIGGGHNNAYGIIKGCALALNKSMNVINFDAHTDLRKLEGRHSGNGFSYAYEEGFLKKYYVFGLHENYTPKTIFKNMKAQPEIFQYATFEELYTRREKGADYELNKAIEFIKGTKFGVEIDCDAIEGVPSSAMSPSGFTVNEIRRFIAMLATNKNIAYIHLCESAPNIENTIETRQVGKMLTYFITDFIQS, via the coding sequence ATGAACTATCTACATCCGTTCACACTTAAAGAGCTTAATGCTTTAGTGAATTTTCGCAAAGGAGAAACGAAATATGGCGAGAAGGTTATTACCATGCATCTGGAAGAATCCTTTGAGGCTCAATTACAAAAATCGGATGCACCTTATGTCCTTCTAGGAATTAGCGAAGATATTGGAGTACTTGCTAATTTTGGTTTCAAAGGCACTCGTAATGCTTACACTTCGGTTATAAAAAGCTTACTTAATACCCAACACAATAAATATAACAAAGGGAGTTTGTTACATATATTAGGAGAATTGAGATTTGACGATTTACAAAAAAAGGCTGACTCCTTGAATCCCCAAAAGGAAGCTGAATTGAATCAGTTATATGATTTTGTTGATATTATTGACAAAGAAGTGTCTTATTGGATACAACAAATTGTGGCTGCTGGAAAAAAACCAATTGTTATTGGAGGTGGACATAATAATGCTTATGGTATTATAAAAGGATGTGCGTTAGCGTTAAATAAAAGCATGAATGTCATTAATTTTGATGCACACACTGATCTTCGCAAACTCGAAGGCAGGCATAGTGGTAATGGATTCTCTTATGCGTATGAAGAAGGCTTTTTAAAGAAATACTATGTTTTTGGGTTGCATGAAAATTACACCCCTAAAACCATCTTTAAAAACATGAAAGCACAGCCTGAAATTTTTCAGTATGCCACCTTTGAAGAACTTTACACTCGAAGAGAAAAAGGAGCAGATTATGAACTAAACAAGGCCATCGAGTTTATTAAAGGGACTAAGTTTGGTGTAGAAATCGATTGTGACGCTATCGAAGGAGTTCCTTCCAGTGCGATGTCACCAAGTGGATTTACTGTAAATGAAATTCGCAGATTTATTGCCATGCTAGCTACCAATAAAAACATTGCCTATATTCATCTCTGTGAATCTGCACCTAATATAGAAAACACCATAGAAACGCGACAAGTAGGTAAAATGCTTACTTATTTCATCACTGACTTTATACAATCCTAA
- the hutI gene encoding imidazolonepropionase, with amino-acid sequence MSKLLINIKELLQIRKSTEQKVSGAAMKELPTIKNAFLRIEDDLIVSFGHMDELLNNQADQIIDCSGQIVLPSWCDSHTHIVYAGNREQEFVDRINGLSYEEIANRGGGILNSAKRLQETDEDTLFNESKTRLEEVIQQGTGAVEIKSGYGLTTEAELKMLRVIKRLKETYSLPIKATFLGAHAVPKEFKNNKQGYLDLIIHEMLPKVAEHKLADFIDIFCETGYFSVEDTEALLEKAATYGFIPKIHVNQFTAIGGVQAGVNQQALSVDHLEIVTDKDIEVLKDTITMPVALPSCSFFISIPYTPARKIIDAGLPLALATDFNPGTTPSGNMNFVVATACIKMKMTPEEAINAATLNGAYAMNLSNDYGSITEGKKANLIITKPIPSYHYLPYAFGSNCIDKVMIHGEFIS; translated from the coding sequence ATGTCAAAATTGCTTATCAATATAAAAGAATTGCTCCAAATACGGAAATCTACTGAACAAAAAGTAAGTGGTGCTGCCATGAAGGAACTCCCAACTATAAAGAATGCCTTCCTGCGAATTGAAGATGACCTAATTGTGTCTTTTGGTCATATGGATGAATTACTAAACAACCAAGCGGATCAAATCATCGATTGTAGTGGACAAATAGTGTTACCTTCTTGGTGTGATAGCCATACTCACATCGTATACGCGGGTAATAGGGAACAAGAATTTGTAGATCGCATTAACGGACTTTCATATGAAGAAATTGCCAATCGTGGTGGGGGGATTTTAAATTCCGCTAAACGACTTCAAGAAACAGATGAGGACACTCTTTTTAACGAATCCAAAACACGGCTGGAGGAAGTAATCCAACAAGGGACAGGTGCAGTGGAAATAAAAAGTGGCTATGGTCTTACAACGGAGGCCGAACTAAAAATGTTACGCGTAATTAAACGACTTAAAGAGACCTACTCTCTTCCTATCAAAGCTACTTTTTTAGGAGCTCATGCAGTACCTAAAGAATTTAAAAATAACAAACAAGGCTATTTAGATCTTATCATACATGAGATGTTGCCTAAAGTGGCTGAACATAAATTAGCTGACTTCATTGATATTTTTTGTGAAACTGGTTACTTTTCTGTTGAAGACACGGAGGCTCTTTTGGAAAAAGCTGCAACTTATGGTTTCATTCCTAAAATACACGTTAATCAATTTACCGCGATTGGAGGTGTTCAAGCAGGTGTTAACCAACAGGCCCTATCAGTAGACCACCTTGAAATAGTAACCGATAAGGATATAGAAGTATTAAAAGATACCATTACAATGCCTGTAGCTTTACCTTCATGCTCTTTTTTTATAAGTATCCCCTACACCCCAGCTCGAAAAATAATAGATGCGGGATTACCCCTTGCGTTAGCCACTGATTTTAATCCCGGAACCACACCTAGTGGAAATATGAATTTTGTAGTAGCTACTGCTTGTATTAAAATGAAAATGACTCCAGAAGAAGCGATTAATGCGGCTACCTTAAATGGCGCATACGCTATGAATTTATCGAACGATTACGGTAGTATTACTGAAGGTAAAAAAGCGAATTTAATCATCACAAAACCCATTCCATCATACCACTATTTGCCCTATGCTTTTGGAAGTAACTGCATTGACAAAGTGATGATTCATGGAGAATTTATTTCATAA
- the fumC gene encoding class II fumarate hydratase, with product MEFRIEKDTMGEVKVPADKLWGAQTERSRNNFKIGAAASMPKEIIYGFAYLKKAAAYTNCELGVLPIEKRDYIAQVCDEILTGQHDDQFPLVIWQTGSGTQSNMNVNEVIANRAHQLAGKVVGEGEKTLQPNDDVNKSQSSNDTFPTGMHIAAYKMIVETTIPGVTQLRNTLKKKSEEFKQVVKIGRTHLMDATPLTLGQEFSGYVSQLDHGLRALNNTLDHLSELALGGTAVGTGINTPKGYAKRVAEYIANFTEHPFKSADNKFEALAAHDAFVETHGALKQLAVSLNKIANDIRMMASGPRSGIGEILIPENEPGSSIMPGKVNPTQCEAITMVCAQVMGNDVAITVGGTQGHYELNVFKPMMAANLLQSARLIGDACVSFDEHCAQGIEPNHRRIKELVDGSLMLVTALNTKIGYYKAAEIANTAHKNGTTLREEAVNLGYVTAEEFDQWVKPEDMVGSLK from the coding sequence ATGGAATTCAGAATAGAAAAAGATACGATGGGCGAAGTAAAAGTTCCTGCCGATAAATTGTGGGGAGCTCAAACAGAACGTTCTCGTAACAATTTTAAGATTGGTGCGGCTGCTTCAATGCCTAAAGAGATCATCTATGGTTTTGCCTACTTGAAAAAAGCCGCCGCCTATACCAATTGTGAACTAGGAGTCTTACCTATTGAAAAAAGAGATTATATCGCACAAGTGTGTGACGAAATCTTAACAGGTCAACATGATGACCAATTTCCTTTAGTCATCTGGCAAACAGGTTCAGGTACTCAATCCAACATGAATGTTAACGAAGTGATTGCTAACCGAGCTCATCAGTTAGCAGGTAAGGTAGTAGGAGAAGGAGAAAAAACCCTTCAACCTAACGATGATGTCAATAAATCACAATCATCCAATGATACATTCCCTACAGGAATGCATATTGCTGCTTACAAAATGATTGTTGAAACTACAATCCCTGGAGTAACCCAATTGCGCAATACGTTAAAGAAGAAATCTGAAGAATTTAAACAAGTGGTTAAAATAGGTCGTACTCACCTGATGGACGCTACTCCCCTTACCCTTGGACAGGAATTTTCAGGATATGTATCTCAACTAGATCACGGTTTAAGAGCTCTAAACAATACCCTTGACCACTTATCGGAATTAGCACTAGGTGGAACTGCAGTCGGAACTGGAATTAACACTCCTAAAGGATATGCTAAACGCGTGGCTGAGTACATTGCCAACTTTACAGAGCACCCCTTTAAATCAGCTGACAACAAATTCGAAGCATTAGCTGCTCATGACGCCTTTGTTGAAACTCATGGTGCCCTAAAACAATTAGCGGTTTCTCTTAATAAAATTGCGAATGATATCCGAATGATGGCCTCTGGCCCTCGTAGTGGAATTGGTGAAATATTAATTCCGGAAAATGAGCCAGGAAGCTCTATAATGCCAGGAAAGGTAAACCCAACTCAATGTGAAGCAATTACCATGGTATGTGCTCAAGTAATGGGTAATGATGTTGCAATTACTGTTGGTGGAACTCAAGGACATTATGAACTAAATGTCTTTAAACCAATGATGGCTGCTAACCTATTACAATCAGCGCGTTTAATTGGAGATGCTTGTGTTAGTTTTGACGAGCACTGTGCTCAAGGAATTGAACCAAACCATAGACGTATTAAAGAATTGGTTGATGGAAGTCTTATGTTAGTTACTGCCTTAAATACTAAGATCGGTTATTACAAGGCTGCTGAAATTGCTAATACAGCCCACAAAAACGGAACCACTCTGCGTGAGGAAGCTGTTAATCTAGGGTATGTCACTGCTGAGGAATTTGATCAATGGGTGAAACCGGAAGATATGGTTGGATCCTTAAAATAA
- a CDS encoding acetate/propionate family kinase, which produces MTNILVINSGSSSIKFQLISMPKEEVTASGLVERIGLEDAMLHYQSEKHQISEKRIIPDHSIGLQMIAKLLMDKEYGVIQNVDDIPYVGHRVVHGGSTFSDTIVIDEAVKQKIKDLFSLAPLHNPPNYVGIQVAETIFRNATQVAVFDTAFHQSIPQKAYTYAIPKSFLDDFKIRMYGFHGTSHKYVSTKAMQYLNNPKAKIISVHLGNGCSITAVKDGKSIDHSLGFGPVNGLIMGTRSGDIDQSVIFYLIEKLGYTSAQVSELLHKKSGMLGLTGFSDLRDIEANAANGNTDCQLALEMNAYRIKKYIGSYAAAMNGVDAIVFTAGIGENSSTLRAMVCSDMEYLGVELDPDKNTLRDKVVRSIHKDSAKVQVLVIPTNEELEIAQQVFKLCL; this is translated from the coding sequence ATGACCAACATACTTGTAATTAACTCAGGAAGTTCATCCATTAAGTTTCAACTTATATCCATGCCAAAAGAAGAGGTTACGGCTTCTGGGTTGGTAGAACGAATTGGCCTGGAAGATGCAATGCTTCACTATCAATCTGAAAAACATCAAATTTCTGAAAAGAGAATTATACCTGATCACAGTATCGGGTTACAGATGATTGCAAAGCTTTTAATGGACAAAGAATATGGGGTAATCCAAAATGTAGATGACATACCTTATGTAGGGCATAGAGTTGTTCATGGAGGAAGCACCTTTTCAGATACTATTGTAATTGATGAAGCTGTAAAGCAAAAAATTAAAGATTTGTTTTCTTTGGCACCGTTGCATAATCCACCAAATTATGTTGGAATTCAGGTAGCTGAAACTATTTTTAGAAATGCTACTCAAGTAGCTGTTTTTGATACCGCTTTTCATCAGAGTATTCCTCAAAAAGCATACACCTACGCTATACCTAAATCTTTTTTAGACGATTTTAAAATCCGAATGTATGGTTTTCACGGTACGAGTCATAAATACGTGTCTACTAAAGCCATGCAATATTTAAATAATCCAAAGGCGAAGATTATTTCTGTTCATTTAGGGAATGGCTGTAGCATAACTGCTGTTAAAGACGGCAAAAGTATAGATCATTCCTTGGGATTTGGACCGGTTAATGGACTTATTATGGGGACACGTAGTGGGGATATTGATCAATCCGTAATTTTTTATTTGATAGAAAAACTTGGATATACATCGGCCCAGGTAAGTGAACTTTTGCATAAGAAAAGTGGGATGCTCGGGCTTACTGGATTTAGCGATTTAAGAGATATTGAAGCCAACGCAGCTAATGGTAATACAGATTGCCAGTTAGCTTTAGAAATGAATGCTTATCGTATTAAAAAGTATATTGGTAGTTATGCTGCAGCCATGAATGGAGTTGACGCCATCGTTTTTACAGCTGGTATCGGAGAAAATAGTAGTACTCTAAGAGCTATGGTATGCAGTGATATGGAGTATTTAGGGGTAGAATTGGATCCAGACAAAAATACCTTACGAGATAAAGTAGTGCGTTCAATCCATAAGGATAGCGCCAAAGTTCAAGTATTGGTAATTCCTACTAATGAAGAATTGGAAATAGCTCAGCAAGTATTTAAGCTGTGTTTGTAA
- a CDS encoding GNAT family N-acetyltransferase produces the protein MEKQLDIVPFKPNMAKAFKELNLDWLEAFFSVEPHDIELLDHCEESIINKGGFIFFAKIGENVVGTFALLKIDSGIYELGKMAVDRSFRGQKIGQQLLAFCIRYAEKHHWKKLVLYSSTKLSDAIHIYEKYGFIEVPLEVGNPYLRSDIKMELNL, from the coding sequence ATGGAAAAGCAATTGGATATTGTTCCATTTAAACCTAATATGGCAAAAGCCTTCAAGGAGTTAAATCTTGATTGGCTTGAAGCTTTTTTCTCAGTCGAACCTCATGACATTGAACTCCTTGATCATTGCGAAGAATCCATAATAAACAAAGGAGGTTTTATTTTTTTTGCAAAAATTGGAGAAAATGTCGTAGGTACCTTTGCTCTTTTAAAAATAGATTCCGGCATTTACGAATTGGGCAAAATGGCTGTTGACAGGTCTTTTAGAGGTCAGAAGATAGGCCAGCAGTTGTTAGCCTTTTGTATTCGATATGCCGAAAAGCATCACTGGAAAAAGCTTGTACTATATTCGAGTACAAAGCTTTCAGATGCCATTCACATCTATGAAAAGTATGGTTTTATTGAAGTACCATTAGAGGTT